A region of the Stegostoma tigrinum isolate sSteTig4 chromosome 5, sSteTig4.hap1, whole genome shotgun sequence genome:
ctcctgaagaaattcattcacaacagtcatctttgagttggggttagcatttctggcatcatgtcatTCCTTCAGAAGCTTGACTTGTCTGATCCTTCCATCAAAGATTGGGCCCAGCACATGGAAAGAAAGTGATATTTTCACTGGAAAATTACACTTTGGGCAGGATaaaaacaatgagtaattctcctgacagcttgtgagcCGTCCGTTTTTACGGTTATTAGCAGCctaactttcccagaggcactAGCTACTAAAACCCTTCAAGACTTGACACAcctagttaaggaatattatgactccaagcctcctctaattcagAGATGCAATTGCTTTTCCTTGGCAATTTGAGATCCAGGGAATAGGTATTGGGATTTTTGCCTAGGTTAATATGACAAGCAAAGGCATGTGAATTTGGTTTAACTTTTAATAAGATACTAAGACAGAGTTTAGTATGTACAATTAataatgtaaccatgcaaaagcacctaatAGCTGACGcctaactggacttcaaacaagcaTTATAATGGGCTTTATCATTGGAAGATGCTGCAAGTGGATTATGAGTTACAAAGTATTCCAATGGCAGTGGACAACCTCACCAGTCCAATTGAGCTTCAGGAACACCACTTCAGTGAAGAGAATTGCgttgccttgtagatgttggtgtgttggGAGATTTGATACCAGACTTACTTTATCTAGGTTTCTGTCAATTGAAGTAAACAATGCTGTTTCATCGAGTGAGATCAAAACTTCTTTGTCTATTTTAGTGTTCTTGTTGTTGTCCAGGAATTTTTGTGTTGATTGAATGGAGCGTCTTGAACTATTGACTAAATGTTTAAGCTTTTGTTATAGTTGCTTGGCTAATTTGTGTGATAGGGTTCCTGGTAGAGCCACAGTCTGAGAGGTATGTCAGGCTTGTGTCAGGCAGTCTGTAGTCTGTAGAATCTTAGAGTGTTGTTGCCTTCTAGTTTCATCCtttgcatttctgtttttgttatctgTTCTGTTTTGTGTAGGTTCCATGGCGTTTACGTTATTCTGTTTGTTagcagtggtgggggtggggggggtcccACTCCCTCTGTTGGTAGGTTTATGTATCTGCAAATAGTTCTTCGGCTTTTTGTGTGTAGTCCATTTCGTTTATTACCACAGTCATTCTGTCTTTATCAGCAGGAACAATGATGAtgctttttgtcttttttatGTTCTTCAGGACATTGCTTTCCTCTTTATTAAATGTGTTTGTCTGTGTTCTCTTTATCAGTAGAGGTACAATGGTCTGTCTGATTGTTTGTTGTGTTTCCTTGTTTAGTCTTTTTTTCTGAGCGTCGATTCTAGTGCTGCCAGGAAGTCTGTTTTTCAGTGTCTGTGGTTGTAGAACACAACAGATGACAAGAGAGAGGAACAGATCAACAAACACTGCATACTCAAACTACTGGACTTATGCTTCATGACACACTTTACATTCAACTACAAGATATATAAGCAAATTAACAGGACTCCTCTGGGCTTACCCATTTCTGGACTGATAGCtgaggcagtcatgcaaagattGGAACAAACAGCCCTCCCACAGATCTAACCCAAGCTCAGGATCAGATATGCAGATGACATTTTTGTAGTTATGAAAAGAACGGAAATTGAGAACTTCCACTGACTCTTCAACTCCATGTTCACATGGATGGAGTTTATAAGCAAGgaggaagtctgaaacaaacccCCATTCCTGGACGTGATGGTGGAAAGAAAAGAGAATGGTGACTTCACTCTAAAAGTATACAGGAAATCCACACATACTGACCAGTTTTTAAACTATCACAGCAACCATCCCAACTCACGCAAGAAGATCTACATTAGAGTCCTGTTCAAAAGGGCcactacacactgcagcacatccgATATGCAGAAGGAAGCAGAAGAAGAACGGCTCTGCAAGGTCTTTACCAAGATTCAATACCCCTGCAGCTTCATCCAAGATGCCTAGCCCACAGACAACACAACCTGGACACACCAAAACCTAAAACAATAACCACCATTCCATATATAAAAACACCTCAGAACTGACAGCCAGACTACTCAGATCGCTAGGAATCATGGCAGCACACAAATTGGCAGCAAATGACCAGGGTTAAAGACCCAGTAGTTaccatggacaggatgaatgtgGTTTCCAAGATACCATGCAGACACTGCACATGCAGGACAAACAGGGAGACAACTAGCAACCCGTATCCACCAACCACCAGCTAGCAACTAAACAACACGACCACTGATTGTAGTATAAGACTTGGGCTCATGCATGATGGGATGAACGTGGTTGAAAAAGATCCACTTAGTTTGGCTCAACaatttttaaattagaaaatagctgcctgagtgaagccctaattaaatacctagaagtttttcaggaaggggctatcaaagcagccaaggaccaccttacatgttgaccaggaagcagttCTATGATTCTTCAAGGCACACCCACTGTTATGTGCCTTATGGGCAAAATTAGAGGCAGAAATCAAGAGGTGGAAAG
Encoded here:
- the LOC125451593 gene encoding oxygen-regulated protein 1-like isoform X3, whose protein sequence is MDEQQSSYDSLELAQIAKRVPKKLVIFRNGDPTFKRNLILNRNQIQNFDVLLNHVSELMNFPVLKLYSIDGKRTLKNRLPGSTRIDAQKKRLNKETQQTIRQTIVPLLIKRTQTNTFNKEESNVLKNIKKTKSIIIVPADKDRMTVVINEMDYTQKAEELFADT